A window of Streptomyces sp. Je 1-332 genomic DNA:
ACGACCCGGACGTCTCGCGGCTGCACTGCGCGGTGACGCTCACCCCGGACGGCCAGGTCACCGTCACGGACCTCGGATCCACGAACGGCACGACGGTGGACGGCCACGAGATCACCGACCACCCGGTGCGCCTGACCCCCGGCTCCCTGCTGCGGCTCGGCGAGTCCGCGCTGCGCTTCACCGCCGGCGACGGGACAGGAGGCGCGCTGCCGACAGCCCCGGACGGCGAGGGGCACGTGCGCGTGCGGGTCGCCGCGAGCGCCGAAGCCACCCGCGGCGCGCCCCCGGAAGCGGGCGGCACGCCTGCTTCCGGCACCCACCATGCGTACGGCTCCGCGGGCTGGGGCGCATCGGGCGAGGAGAGCCAGGGCGGCGCCTTCGGGCAGACGCCCCTCGGCGAAGTGCCGCTCGTGCCCCAGCAGGGCGGCGCCCCGGATGCCGAGAGCACCCGCGTCGGCACCCCCGCGCGCGGGACGCCCGTGCCGCGCACGCTCCGCAAGCGGGGCTCCCTGTCGTCCTGGGCCCGGCGGCTGACAGGCGCCCGCGACGACGATTATGGACCGGCGGGCCACGAAAACGATGCTTACGGGACCGGGAGCGCCGCCATCGCCCCGAAGCCGGCGGCCCCCACCCCGGAGGACCTCGCGGTGGCCGCCGCCGCGCGGACCCCGGAGTCCTGGCCCGACCCCGCGGCCCTGCTGCTCACGGCGCTGGGCCCGGGCCCACGCCTCTGGGAGCGCGGCCCCGGCCACCCCGAGGCACTCGCGGTCCGGCTCGGCACGGTGGACCGCGCGGCCCCGGACGAGCGGGGCCTGCTGCCCGCCGTCCCCGTGACCGTCAGCCTGCGGGAGGCGGGCGCGCTCGGCCTCGCGGGCCCGCGGGAGCGCCTGACGGGGCTCGCCCGCGCGGTCGTCGCCCAGCTCGCCGCGCTGCACTCCCCCGACGCCCTGGAGATCGTGCTGCTCAGCACGGACCGCGCACGGCCCGCGCCGGAGCGCGCCGCCGAGTGGTCCTGGCTCGGCTGGCTCCCGCACCTGCGGCCCACGCACGGCCAGGACTGCCGCCTCCTCCTTGCCTACGACCGGGAGCAGGCGGCAGCGCGCACGGGCGAGCTGCTGCGACGCCTCGACGACCACGTGGCGGACAGGGCATCCGTGACGGACAGCTCCGGCGGCACTTCCCCCGACCTCGACCCCGGCCCCGACCCCGGCCCCGGCCCCGGCCCCCGCACCGTAGTCGTGGTGGACGGCGATCCCGGGTCCGCAGGGCTGCGCGAAGCCGTGGTGCGCCTTACGCGGGAAGGGGCCGCCGCCGGCATCCATGTCGTCTGCCTGGCGGAGACCCCCGCGGCGTCGCCCGCCTCCCCGGTGTCGGCCACGTACGAAGCCGCCTGCTCCGTGGCGCCCGCCTTCCGCGCCTGCGGTGCCGTCGCGCTGCTCAGCGGTGACGTGGCCACCGCGCTGCGGCTGCTGCGGACCGTGGACGGGCAGCCCGCGGGGCGCGGCACGGTCGCCGCGGTGGACGCGGTGTCGCAGGCCTGGGCCGAGCGGTTCGCCCGCGCCCTCGCGCCTTTCCGCACGGACGGGTCGCCCGGCGACGGGCACGCGCGCGTGTCCGCACCGCTGCCCCAGATGGCCCGGCTCCTGGACGAGTTGGGACTCGCACGGGCCACCCCCGCGTCCCTGATGGCGCGGTGGGCGGCGGCCGCCGATGACTCCGACGCGCTGGGCGGGCGTGCCTGGACGGTCCTCGGGGCGGGCCCGCGCGGCCCCGTGGTCGTGGACCTCACCTCCGAAGGCCCGCATCTCCTGGCCGAGGGCCCTTCGGGCAGCGGTCGTACGGAGCTGTTGCGCTCCATCGCCGCCTCGCTGGCCGCGGCGGAGCGCCCGGACCGCCTCGGCATGGTCCTGATCGACGGGCGGGACAGCACGGGAAGTGGGGGCAGCGGCACGAACGGGGGGAACGTAAAGCTGGTCGAGGGCCTCGCGGTCTGCATGGACCTGCCGCACGTCACGACCCATCTCGCCGCCAACGACCCCGTGCGGATGCGGGAGTTCGCCCAGTCGCTGACCGCCGAACTGAAGCGCCGGGCCGAGCTGCTCGGACGGCTCGGGTTCACCGAGTGGCACGCGCAGCGCCCTTCGGCCGGCGCGGGCAGCGTGACAGGCGCGGGAAGCCTGGCGGGCGGGGGCGGCGTGGACACCGTGGTCGCCATGAGCC
This region includes:
- a CDS encoding FHA domain-containing protein — translated: MQIRLTVLGPRSGQTAEPHGRPAVPRGASDVLVTAPAGTALATVASGLAAAVAGGEGPLVLYADSERLDTQRCTLGEPPLIDGAVLSLGSPAEPGPELAGAAAQLHVVAGPDAGGVHLLHGGQIRVGRSADADVPLDDPDVSRLHCAVTLTPDGQVTVTDLGSTNGTTVDGHEITDHPVRLTPGSLLRLGESALRFTAGDGTGGALPTAPDGEGHVRVRVAASAEATRGAPPEAGGTPASGTHHAYGSAGWGASGEESQGGAFGQTPLGEVPLVPQQGGAPDAESTRVGTPARGTPVPRTLRKRGSLSSWARRLTGARDDDYGPAGHENDAYGTGSAAIAPKPAAPTPEDLAVAAAARTPESWPDPAALLLTALGPGPRLWERGPGHPEALAVRLGTVDRAAPDERGLLPAVPVTVSLREAGALGLAGPRERLTGLARAVVAQLAALHSPDALEIVLLSTDRARPAPERAAEWSWLGWLPHLRPTHGQDCRLLLAYDREQAAARTGELLRRLDDHVADRASVTDSSGGTSPDLDPGPDPGPGPGPRTVVVVDGDPGSAGLREAVVRLTREGAAAGIHVVCLAETPAASPASPVSATYEAACSVAPAFRACGAVALLSGDVATALRLLRTVDGQPAGRGTVAAVDAVSQAWAERFARALAPFRTDGSPGDGHARVSAPLPQMARLLDELGLARATPASLMARWAAAADDSDALGGRAWTVLGAGPRGPVVVDLTSEGPHLLAEGPSGSGRTELLRSIAASLAAAERPDRLGMVLIDGRDSTGSGGSGTNGGNVKLVEGLAVCMDLPHVTTHLAANDPVRMREFAQSLTAELKRRAELLGRLGFTEWHAQRPSAGAGSVTGAGSLAGGGGVDTVVAMSPGGDLDPPPSSTMRLRPAAARKGAEPGPPLPRLVVLVDDFDALLSPALGSPGRPAAGSVVRALEAVARDGERLGVHLVATTARSERTAETELGRRAALRIVLDAVTPGPEEPAPGRGELRTADGRTSPFQAGRVTGRIPRTSTVRPTVVPLEWERMGDPPARRPVRELGNGPTDLALLASALERAARSVAADQVPSLL